One segment of Asaia bogorensis NBRC 16594 DNA contains the following:
- a CDS encoding peptidylprolyl isomerase produces MRLTRPALFCAALISGTTLAAPAFAAPAPAAPANAAPAAAPAAPADANPLIASVNGQKIYLDDVKHAAASLPPQARQLPPNTLVNILLNQLVSQKAIQIDALKEGLDKKPDVKAQMQDAADNALQNAYLQEKVAPLVTEDAIKQAYQANYASKKGEQEIHARHILVADEATAKDVIKQLDKGAKFEDLAKKLSTDKGSGASGGDLGWFKKDDMLPEFSKAAFAMKPGTISQTPVKTQYGWHVIQVLASREAPVPPLDQVHDEIRQQLIRDNVRKIVDDAQKKVKIVRYDAQGKPISDAPVAAPAKK; encoded by the coding sequence ATGCGGCTTACCCGCCCGGCCCTTTTCTGCGCCGCTCTCATCTCCGGCACGACTCTGGCGGCTCCGGCTTTCGCAGCCCCTGCCCCTGCCGCCCCGGCGAATGCGGCTCCGGCCGCTGCCCCGGCTGCCCCTGCCGATGCCAACCCGCTGATTGCCTCTGTCAATGGACAGAAGATCTATCTGGATGACGTCAAGCACGCTGCTGCCAGCCTGCCCCCGCAGGCGCGCCAGCTGCCGCCGAACACGCTGGTCAACATTCTGCTGAACCAGCTGGTCAGCCAGAAGGCCATTCAGATCGACGCACTCAAGGAAGGCCTCGACAAGAAGCCGGACGTGAAGGCCCAGATGCAGGATGCCGCCGACAACGCGCTGCAGAATGCCTATCTGCAGGAAAAGGTTGCGCCGCTGGTGACGGAAGACGCCATCAAGCAGGCCTATCAGGCGAATTACGCCTCCAAGAAGGGTGAGCAGGAAATCCATGCCCGCCATATTCTTGTGGCCGATGAAGCAACCGCGAAGGACGTGATCAAACAGCTCGACAAGGGCGCAAAGTTCGAGGATCTCGCCAAGAAGCTCTCGACCGACAAGGGATCGGGCGCAAGCGGCGGTGATCTTGGCTGGTTCAAGAAAGACGACATGCTGCCGGAATTCTCGAAGGCCGCTTTCGCCATGAAGCCCGGCACGATCAGCCAGACCCCGGTCAAGACCCAGTATGGCTGGCACGTCATTCAGGTTCTGGCCTCACGCGAAGCTCCTGTGCCGCCGCTGGACCAGGTGCATGACGAAATCCGTCAGCAGCTGATCCGTGACAACGTGCGCAAGATCGTCGATGACGCGCAGAAGAAGGTCAAGATCGTGCGCTACGACGCCCAGGGCAAGCCCATCAGCGATGCCCCGGTTGCAGCCCCGGCGAAGAAGTAA
- the argJ gene encoding bifunctional glutamate N-acetyltransferase/amino-acid acetyltransferase ArgJ, translated as MAKALPRSPLAQPLPRLLPVAGVRLGAVAAQIRYKDRTDLMMMEFVPGTTAAGVFTRSKCPGAPIDWSRAALAQGKARALVVNSGNANVFTGRAGVIATQISAAAAARVVHCPATEVFLASTGVIGEPLDAERISDAMPQLYEALSPEGWEDAARAIMTTDTFPKAATRQVEIGGKTVTLQGIAKGSGMIAPDMATMLGFVVTDAAISHDVLQSLLREGTERSFNAITVDSDTSTSDMVLVFATAQAGHDEITSLTDPALAAFREALDSLLLELALMVVRDGEGATKMFTVRVSGAVSDESAKKIALAVGNSPLVKTAIAGEDANWGRVVMAVGKSGEPANRDTLSVAIGNVWIARQGTVVEGYDETPVVAHMKGQDIDIQIDLGLANGHAQIWSCDLTHGYIDINGSYRS; from the coding sequence ATGGCAAAAGCCCTCCCCCGCTCCCCCCTCGCCCAACCCCTGCCGCGCCTTCTGCCGGTGGCTGGTGTCAGGCTGGGCGCTGTTGCCGCGCAGATCCGCTACAAGGATCGCACTGACCTCATGATGATGGAGTTCGTGCCTGGCACAACGGCGGCGGGCGTGTTCACGCGCAGCAAATGCCCTGGCGCTCCCATCGACTGGAGCCGTGCAGCTCTGGCGCAGGGCAAGGCGCGTGCGCTGGTGGTGAATTCGGGCAATGCCAATGTCTTTACCGGCCGCGCGGGCGTGATCGCCACGCAAATCTCGGCGGCCGCCGCTGCGCGTGTCGTGCATTGTCCAGCAACAGAGGTATTTCTTGCTTCGACCGGCGTCATTGGCGAGCCACTCGACGCCGAGCGCATCAGTGATGCGATGCCTCAGCTCTATGAGGCGCTTTCGCCCGAAGGCTGGGAAGACGCCGCCCGCGCCATCATGACCACCGACACCTTCCCCAAGGCTGCCACGAGGCAGGTCGAGATCGGGGGCAAGACCGTCACCCTGCAGGGCATTGCCAAAGGCAGCGGCATGATCGCACCCGACATGGCCACCATGCTGGGCTTTGTGGTGACCGATGCCGCGATTTCCCATGATGTGCTGCAATCGCTCCTGCGCGAGGGCACAGAACGCAGCTTCAATGCCATTACGGTCGATTCCGACACATCAACGTCCGACATGGTGCTGGTTTTCGCCACGGCGCAGGCCGGCCATGACGAGATCACGTCCCTGACCGATCCAGCACTGGCGGCTTTTCGTGAAGCCCTCGATTCTCTGCTGCTCGAACTGGCCCTGATGGTCGTTCGTGACGGTGAAGGGGCAACGAAGATGTTCACGGTGCGTGTCAGCGGCGCCGTCTCGGACGAATCGGCCAAGAAGATCGCGCTCGCCGTTGGCAACTCCCCGCTGGTCAAGACGGCTATTGCCGGTGAGGACGCGAACTGGGGCCGCGTCGTCATGGCTGTTGGCAAGAGCGGTGAGCCAGCCAATCGCGATACGCTCTCGGTCGCCATCGGCAATGTCTGGATCGCCCGACAGGGAACGGTTGTCGAAGGCTATGATGAAACCCCCGTGGTGGCCCATATGAAGGGTCAGGACATCGATATCCAGATTGATCTCGGGCTGGCCAATGGCCACGCACAGATCTGGAGCTGTGATCTTACCCACGGTTATATCGACATCAACGGCTCCTACCGGAGCTGA
- a CDS encoding NAD(P)/FAD-dependent oxidoreductase has protein sequence MANGFRVVIIGGGVAGMETAMTLGRGRHRNIETTLIDKGAVHYWKPMLHEFAAGTGEETRDCTTFVEASRRFGFRFIQSSLSSVDREKHEIRLANDEIVPYDMLVVSLGSRSNDFGITGVMANCTFIDSLPDASSFHEKFRAAFRDAAASNRKLEVGIVGGGATGTQLAAELCSAIDLAPGYGKDARRNVLRLSLIETGKRILPAFPERVSNDARKQLEALGVSVLTEAMVTSVDEEGFHLKDGRVIPASLRVWAAGVRASAATELFEGLEIARGGQLVVNHHMQSTSDTSIFALGDCARINDAPLPATAQVARQQGIYLGRAIPVIAQGREPSTFVYRDRGAVVSLGDYNGWGMVGASTSFGGGFLRGLAPRWLHDLIFRQHQIGVMGLARGTAAFLKAHLNPTRPRLDQ, from the coding sequence ATGGCTAATGGATTTCGCGTGGTCATCATCGGCGGCGGTGTTGCCGGGATGGAAACAGCGATGACCCTCGGTCGCGGCCGCCATCGCAACATCGAAACCACGCTGATCGACAAGGGCGCCGTCCATTACTGGAAACCCATGCTGCACGAATTTGCAGCGGGTACGGGTGAGGAAACGCGGGATTGTACGACCTTTGTGGAGGCCAGCCGCCGTTTCGGCTTCCGCTTCATCCAGAGTTCGCTGAGCAGCGTTGATCGAGAGAAGCACGAGATACGCCTCGCGAATGACGAGATCGTACCCTACGACATGCTGGTGGTCTCACTTGGCTCGCGCTCGAATGATTTCGGCATTACGGGCGTTATGGCCAATTGCACCTTTATCGATTCACTGCCGGATGCAAGCTCGTTCCATGAGAAATTCCGGGCAGCTTTCCGTGATGCAGCGGCTAGCAACCGCAAGCTTGAAGTCGGTATTGTCGGCGGTGGCGCAACCGGCACGCAGCTCGCCGCCGAATTGTGCAGCGCCATCGATCTCGCTCCCGGTTATGGCAAGGATGCAAGACGCAACGTGCTGCGCCTCTCCCTGATCGAGACGGGCAAGCGTATTCTCCCCGCCTTCCCCGAGCGCGTTTCGAACGATGCGCGCAAGCAGCTCGAGGCTCTGGGCGTGTCCGTTCTGACCGAGGCCATGGTGACTTCAGTGGATGAGGAAGGGTTTCACCTCAAGGACGGGCGCGTCATCCCGGCCTCGCTGCGTGTATGGGCTGCCGGTGTGCGCGCCAGTGCTGCAACCGAACTGTTCGAGGGGCTGGAAATCGCCCGTGGCGGCCAGCTTGTCGTGAACCATCACATGCAGTCCACGAGCGATACGTCGATTTTTGCCCTGGGCGACTGCGCGCGTATCAACGACGCACCGCTTCCCGCCACAGCCCAGGTTGCGCGCCAGCAGGGCATCTATCTTGGCCGCGCCATACCGGTCATCGCTCAGGGACGCGAGCCCTCGACATTTGTTTACCGCGACCGTGGTGCGGTCGTGTCTCTGGGAGACTATAACGGGTGGGGCATGGTTGGTGCCTCGACGAGTTTCGGTGGCGGCTTCCTGCGTGGCCTCGCCCCGAGATGGCTTCATGATCTGATCTTCCGTCAGCATCAGATTGGCGTCATGGGGCTGGCCCGCGGAACGGCTGCCTTCCTCAAGGCTCATCTGAACCCGACCCGCCCACGTCTGGACCAATAA
- a CDS encoding 2OG-Fe dioxygenase family protein: MPLQRSQPLPPAEAQRLDDMVATLQARGFAFERGPDMRSFLKSFGFEDWERFAESWNRLGLDRYMADGGRYRKRRYATYALAGGRIDRKRHQPHYQSRDYNLLNGGIERWFGPIEDAIASHPVMLSILNAAHLLALRMTPASTQPDSWHAEVHQFRIEAQAGSQGRPTPEGMHRDGVDWVFVLMVSRENVASGVTTIHDDHRQEVGSFTLESPLDTALVDDHRVYHGVTPVEPIDPARPAYRDVLVVTLRHA, translated from the coding sequence ATGCCCCTGCAACGGTCACAGCCCCTCCCCCCCGCCGAGGCACAACGCCTTGATGATATGGTCGCCACGCTGCAGGCGCGTGGCTTTGCCTTCGAGCGTGGGCCCGACATGCGCTCCTTCCTCAAGTCTTTCGGTTTCGAGGACTGGGAGCGCTTTGCCGAAAGCTGGAACCGGCTGGGGCTCGACCGGTACATGGCGGATGGCGGGCGCTATCGCAAACGGCGTTACGCCACCTATGCCTTGGCAGGTGGGCGTATCGACCGCAAGCGTCATCAGCCCCACTATCAGAGCCGCGATTACAATCTGCTCAATGGTGGGATCGAGCGCTGGTTTGGCCCGATCGAGGACGCCATCGCCTCGCATCCGGTCATGCTTTCCATTCTCAATGCCGCCCATCTTCTGGCATTGCGTATGACGCCGGCCTCGACCCAACCCGATAGCTGGCATGCGGAAGTGCATCAGTTCCGTATCGAGGCTCAGGCTGGCAGCCAGGGCCGCCCCACGCCGGAGGGGATGCATCGTGATGGTGTGGACTGGGTTTTCGTTCTGATGGTCAGTCGCGAAAATGTCGCCTCCGGCGTTACGACGATCCACGACGATCATCGTCAGGAAGTCGGTTCGTTCACGCTCGAGTCCCCCCTCGACACGGCTCTGGTCGATGACCATCGTGTGTACCACGGGGTCACCCCCGTCGAGCCAATCGACCCCGCCCGCCCGGCCTATCGCGATGTACTGGTCGTTACGCTCAGACATGCGTAA
- the metZ gene encoding O-succinylhomoserine sulfhydrylase, producing MTQNNFGPSTRLLHEDVSRTEHGETSEAIFLTSGFVYDSAEQAAATFTGDVTHYQYSRFGNPTTDALQSRLALLEGAEACIVTASGMGAVSSALLSHLKQGDRVVASRALFGSCYWIVTNLLPRYGIETFLVDGDDWAGWEAALSQPTGAVLIESPSNPMLDVLDIERIADLAHKAGALLMVDNVFASPVGQKPLALGADVVLYSCTKHIDGQGRVLGGAVLGRKQWIEEVLQPFTRNTGNALSPFNAWVLLKGLETLPLRVNAMAHNASEVAKFLENQPGIARVAYPGLASHPQRVLVEKQMLNGGSLVAFEVEGGREAAFRFLNAFRLIAISNNLGDARSLATHPATTTHSKVDAAERAKLGITDGAIRLSVGLEDASDLIADLQRGLAALKG from the coding sequence ATGACTCAAAATAATTTCGGCCCCTCGACACGTCTGTTGCATGAGGATGTCAGCCGTACCGAACATGGCGAAACCAGCGAAGCCATCTTCCTCACCTCGGGGTTTGTCTATGACAGCGCCGAGCAGGCAGCCGCCACATTCACCGGCGACGTCACCCATTACCAGTATTCCCGCTTCGGTAATCCCACGACCGATGCCCTTCAGTCACGCCTTGCCCTGCTGGAAGGAGCCGAGGCCTGCATCGTGACAGCCAGTGGCATGGGGGCGGTCTCATCCGCCCTGCTGTCCCATCTGAAACAGGGCGACCGTGTGGTTGCGTCCCGCGCCCTGTTCGGCTCGTGCTACTGGATCGTGACCAATCTGCTGCCGCGCTACGGCATCGAGACTTTTCTCGTCGATGGTGATGACTGGGCCGGGTGGGAGGCAGCGCTTTCACAGCCAACCGGTGCCGTGCTGATCGAAAGCCCCTCGAACCCGATGCTCGACGTGCTGGACATCGAACGCATTGCCGACCTCGCCCACAAGGCAGGCGCGTTGCTGATGGTCGATAACGTGTTTGCCTCACCGGTCGGGCAGAAGCCTCTGGCCCTCGGGGCTGACGTGGTTCTGTATTCCTGCACGAAGCATATCGATGGGCAGGGCCGCGTTCTTGGTGGCGCTGTTCTGGGCCGCAAGCAGTGGATTGAGGAAGTTCTCCAGCCCTTTACCCGCAATACAGGCAACGCCCTCTCCCCGTTCAATGCGTGGGTGCTGCTCAAGGGGCTCGAAACACTCCCGCTGCGGGTTAACGCCATGGCTCACAATGCCAGCGAAGTGGCAAAATTCCTTGAGAACCAGCCGGGTATTGCCCGTGTTGCCTATCCGGGCCTTGCCTCTCATCCACAGCGCGTCCTGGTTGAAAAGCAAATGCTCAATGGTGGCTCACTGGTCGCTTTTGAAGTTGAAGGCGGCCGTGAGGCAGCGTTCCGCTTCCTCAATGCGTTCAGGCTGATTGCGATCTCCAACAATCTAGGCGATGCCCGGTCTCTCGCCACCCACCCCGCTACGACGACTCATTCCAAGGTCGATGCAGCCGAGCGTGCCAAACTCGGGATTACGGATGGCGCCATCCGTCTCTCGGTGGGGCTGGAAGACGCCAGCGACCTGATTGCAGATCTTCAGCGAGGGCTTGCTGCGCTCAAAGGCTGA
- the apaG gene encoding Co2+/Mg2+ efflux protein ApaG, whose translation MSQKPAPPRLVADPEASLAEAMEAAPRYEATTQGVTVSVRTFWLEDQSQPEDHHFAWAYHIRIENGGNETIQLLTRFWEITDGRGKTDHIHGDGVIGEQPILIAQEVFEYTSGVALPTACGFMRGMYHMIVPATGERFEVTIPAFSLDSPHRLGLVH comes from the coding sequence ATGTCGCAAAAGCCTGCCCCTCCCCGCCTCGTGGCCGACCCTGAAGCGAGCCTTGCCGAAGCCATGGAAGCTGCGCCTCGCTACGAGGCCACAACCCAGGGGGTGACGGTCTCTGTGCGCACTTTCTGGCTTGAGGACCAATCCCAGCCGGAAGACCACCATTTTGCCTGGGCCTACCATATCCGGATCGAGAATGGCGGTAACGAGACGATCCAGCTCCTGACCAGATTCTGGGAAATCACAGACGGGCGCGGCAAGACCGACCATATTCATGGCGATGGCGTGATTGGCGAGCAGCCCATTCTCATCGCACAGGAAGTCTTCGAATATACATCCGGCGTGGCCCTACCCACAGCGTGTGGCTTCATGCGCGGAATGTACCACATGATCGTGCCGGCCACCGGTGAGCGCTTCGAGGTCACCATCCCGGCTTTCAGCCTGGATAGCCCTCATCGTCTTGGTCTTGTTCACTGA
- a CDS encoding ligand-binding sensor domain-containing diguanylate cyclase, protein MVLASFYHALSAALRWAVIVFLLLCSFAKMALARDADLPMQSFTQRDGVDSSYIFGLAQDHEGYLYLLTQRSLYFFSGQRFYQVKVQETPNQPNFADSVRFLPDGRVVVLQRGGLRISQRATSSRVSPLLLRFRRLKAPGLGRIENVFLDAGRLTVVDPHGVHLCETPEDNILSCQAPMAGSARALVYQIGDRVFYREPGGNQMRDLTGLRVFRLPWDAEISGSPSSHADRSFYAFERYALLVPNVDGTFARLPTDWVLDQGNLGERPSFVVETPDATVFFDGNRLRSFNGQYWTLPNHDLGREQDIHFAYADRNRQLWTVQDSVELVKLVGWGSWENLEPQSIRSVWSVLSGPERTLLLTDQGLYQLDRNELGERLREGNFFFGLSDGGSGYWMPVDDRDLLHCLFQSGHFACDRKMPVQRILGLALSSRDHTLWIASDDGMLAMPGDGTAQPSLVEDENGQPLSKPASAIALRDDGTPWAIIGNALYRRGANGRWQPVLTHWANGHDFSPLTMVFSSHDDLWVGGVRARTGLVHIHLDGNRIGSTRQIGVECTGSQIIFSLLWDHHRRLWVGTENGLAAYDGRQWIRVTRDDGLISANINQQGLTEDPDGSIWITTTRGVSHLLHPEHLFEPTDLKPVFIEARLGEGVLPEHAIPFTRDPLIVTLGTLNTALASTTYFRYRLEGVDQDWVTTTTGDIRYNFVPPGHSRLIVQAINDSRNIISRPIVLEIRMERPWWMAWPLIALYVVSVVVLPYTLNRVRFRYLLKRQKRLEALVDERTGEMRAAQAALEQQARQDGLTRLMNRRTAEASVLRLLERKGRPDYEGSHRSVTLALFDVDYFKSINDTFGHMIGDEILAEIGARLLRDKLPEEIIGRYGGEEFLIVIQGDFASTHRRVELLLAALSDHPFETKVGALTIGCSAGLARSVPEIESPREVWMEALERADQALYRAKLEGRGRLVVSEQDQDDEGYPG, encoded by the coding sequence ATGGTGCTGGCCTCCTTTTATCATGCCCTGAGCGCGGCTCTGCGTTGGGCTGTGATCGTGTTCCTGCTGCTCTGCAGTTTCGCGAAGATGGCCCTTGCGCGCGACGCCGACCTGCCCATGCAGAGTTTCACGCAGCGTGACGGGGTGGATAGTTCCTATATCTTTGGCCTGGCTCAAGACCACGAGGGCTATCTGTACCTTCTGACCCAGAGATCGCTCTATTTTTTCTCCGGGCAGCGCTTTTATCAGGTCAAGGTTCAGGAAACACCCAATCAGCCTAATTTTGCCGATAGTGTTCGTTTCCTCCCCGATGGCCGGGTTGTGGTTCTCCAGCGCGGAGGGCTCAGGATATCCCAACGCGCGACAAGTAGTCGGGTATCGCCCTTATTGCTGCGTTTCAGGCGCTTGAAGGCCCCCGGCCTGGGACGTATCGAGAATGTCTTTCTCGATGCCGGACGACTGACCGTTGTCGATCCTCATGGTGTGCATCTGTGCGAAACGCCGGAGGACAACATCCTCTCCTGTCAGGCGCCGATGGCTGGCAGCGCGCGAGCGCTTGTCTACCAGATTGGCGATCGTGTTTTCTATCGCGAACCCGGCGGAAACCAGATGCGCGACCTGACGGGGCTTCGGGTCTTCAGGCTTCCCTGGGATGCCGAGATATCCGGTTCACCGAGCAGCCATGCCGATCGCAGCTTTTACGCGTTCGAGCGCTACGCGTTGCTCGTGCCAAATGTCGATGGCACCTTCGCCAGACTGCCGACAGATTGGGTGCTTGATCAGGGAAATCTCGGTGAGCGCCCGAGTTTTGTCGTGGAGACGCCGGATGCGACGGTGTTCTTTGACGGCAATCGCCTGCGATCGTTCAATGGGCAATACTGGACCCTGCCTAATCATGACCTCGGCAGGGAGCAGGATATTCATTTTGCGTATGCTGACCGCAACAGGCAGCTCTGGACTGTTCAGGACTCTGTCGAACTGGTCAAGCTCGTCGGTTGGGGGAGTTGGGAAAACCTTGAACCACAGAGCATACGGTCTGTCTGGTCTGTATTGTCCGGGCCCGAGAGAACACTGCTTCTGACAGATCAGGGACTGTACCAGCTCGACCGGAATGAGCTCGGCGAACGCCTGAGGGAGGGAAATTTCTTCTTTGGGCTGTCTGATGGCGGGTCGGGATACTGGATGCCCGTGGACGATCGCGATCTGCTGCATTGTCTTTTCCAGTCGGGACACTTCGCGTGTGACCGGAAAATGCCAGTGCAGCGAATTCTTGGGCTGGCCCTGTCTTCCAGGGATCATACGCTCTGGATCGCATCCGATGACGGGATGCTGGCTATGCCCGGGGACGGTACGGCCCAGCCAAGCCTTGTTGAAGACGAGAATGGTCAGCCGCTCAGCAAGCCAGCGAGCGCCATAGCGCTCCGTGACGATGGCACCCCTTGGGCAATCATAGGTAATGCCCTTTACAGAAGGGGGGCGAACGGCCGATGGCAGCCGGTACTCACACATTGGGCCAACGGGCATGATTTTTCCCCGTTGACCATGGTTTTTTCGTCCCATGACGATCTCTGGGTCGGGGGCGTGCGTGCGCGCACTGGGCTCGTACATATCCATCTGGATGGCAACCGCATCGGTAGTACCCGTCAGATCGGGGTGGAGTGCACCGGCTCACAGATCATCTTCAGCCTGCTTTGGGACCACCACAGACGACTATGGGTTGGCACCGAAAACGGGCTTGCGGCTTACGATGGGCGGCAATGGATCAGGGTGACGCGGGATGATGGGTTGATTTCCGCAAATATCAATCAGCAGGGTCTGACTGAAGATCCTGACGGGTCCATCTGGATCACCACGACGAGAGGCGTCTCACACCTCCTGCATCCGGAGCATCTTTTCGAACCAACGGACCTCAAGCCTGTCTTTATCGAGGCACGTCTTGGTGAGGGCGTATTGCCGGAACACGCCATCCCTTTCACCCGCGACCCGTTGATCGTGACGCTCGGGACGCTCAATACTGCGCTCGCCTCGACGACCTATTTTCGTTATCGCCTCGAGGGGGTCGATCAGGACTGGGTCACCACAACCACGGGTGACATACGTTACAATTTCGTTCCACCCGGTCATTCAAGGCTGATCGTTCAGGCAATCAATGACAGCCGAAATATCATCTCCCGTCCCATCGTTCTTGAAATCAGGATGGAGCGGCCCTGGTGGATGGCTTGGCCACTCATTGCCCTTTACGTCGTCTCTGTCGTGGTTCTGCCCTACACGCTCAATCGGGTTCGCTTTCGCTATCTTCTCAAGAGACAAAAGCGCCTCGAAGCGCTCGTCGATGAACGAACCGGGGAGATGCGTGCGGCGCAGGCAGCCCTTGAACAGCAGGCTCGCCAGGACGGGCTGACACGACTGATGAATCGCCGCACGGCCGAAGCCAGTGTGCTGCGACTGCTCGAACGCAAGGGACGGCCCGATTATGAAGGATCTCATCGCTCGGTAACGCTTGCCCTTTTCGACGTGGATTATTTTAAATCGATCAACGACACCTTCGGCCATATGATCGGCGATGAAATCCTGGCGGAAATCGGCGCACGTCTGTTGCGAGACAAGCTGCCAGAGGAAATCATTGGTCGCTATGGCGGTGAGGAATTCCTGATCGTCATACAGGGGGATTTTGCCTCCACGCATCGTCGCGTAGAGCTGTTACTGGCCGCCTTGAGTGACCATCCTTTCGAGACAAAGGTTGGTGCTCTGACAATCGGGTGCAGTGCCGGCCTTGCGCGCAGTGTGCCGGAGATCGAGTCACCTCGAGAGGTATGGATGGAAGCCCTCGAAAGGGCTGATCAGGCGCTTTATCGTGCGAAGCTGGAAGGCCGCGGGCGTCTTGTCGTCAGTGAACAAGACCAAGACGATGAGGGCTATCCAGGCTGA